CATCGAAGATGAAGAAGAGTGGAATATTGTTGAAGAAACGTTCAACACGCTTATGGCGGAATTCGACGAGGAAGAAGAAGCATGAGTACGACGCCTTCCGACGTATTGCGCAAAGCTTACGGGGATGATATTATCTTGTTTGACGAGCAAAATGAGTCAACGGTGTATCATCTGCTGAAAGAGTTTGTGTATGGAGATTACACGTACGCAGTTTTGCAATCCGATGCGCTCAAGAAGGAAGACGATGTAGCTGTTTTCCGAGTGATCACGGATGCAGATGGGCAGTACGAATTGGAGACCATCGAAGATGACGATGAGTGGGAAACCGTCTCAGAACTTTACGACGAGATGGTATTTCCAGATCAGGATGATGTGTAAAGATGACCACCGAGCGGATTGCATCCGCTCGTTTTTGTTTGTTTACGTAGATAGCTTTCTTCACGAAAGCTCTTAGGAGGATTAAAGTGAATAACTTGCTTGAGCAAGAGAATGAACAGAATAAGCCCAAACGAAGCAAGGTGAAAGTCACCCTGCTTGTGATTGGTTTATTGCTGCTCATTATTATTGGCACAGCAGGCGGTATAGGCCTGTATATTGCGAATGCTTTGCAGCCTGTCGATGCTGCTGAACAGGAAGTACGAGTTTCGATACAGCCAGGTTCGGGATCTGCGTTAATCGCCAAAGAATTGGAAACCAAAGGACTTATTAAGAACTCATCGATTTTCACGTATTATTTGAAATGGAACAAACAAGGCTCGAAATTTCAAGCAGGCGAATATAGCATGAAGCCAGGTATGACGTTCGATGAGATGATTGACAAGCTGAATAGAGGCGATATCGTCAAGGAAGATATGATACGCATCACCATTCCTGAAGGCTATACCATTGATCAAATTGCCGCCAAAATTAGTGAGCAGACGCCTTGGAAAAAAGAAGCTTTTCTACAAATAGCTGACGCGCCAATTGATATTAAGACAGAGGCGACTGCATCGATTCCCGATAATAAGAATCTCAAGCACCGGCTAGAAGGTTATTTGTTCCCTGAGACCTATGAATTCAAGAAAGGCTCGAGTGAACAAGAGTTCATAGAGCGCACTTTGCAGCAGTTGGATAAGAAACTAGCAACGCTTCCTCCTGATTGGAAGGACAAGCTCAAGGAGCGTGGGCTTAGCATTCACCAGATGCTGACGATTGCTTCTTTGATAGAGCGGGAAGTTGTGGTCGACGAAGAACGCGCGCTTGTCTCAGGCGTGATCCAGAATCGTTTAAAGAAGAATATGCCTTTGCAAATTGATGCAACGGTCCAATACTTATTTGATAAGTCCAAAGACAGACTGCTGGAGAAGGATCTGCAGATCCAAAGTCCTTATAATACGTATTTAAACGTTGGTTTGCCGCCAGGGCCGATTGCCAGTCCAAGTCTCGCTTCGATGAAAGCGGCTATTTATCCCGAAGAAACGAAGTATTTGTTCTATGTAACGAAAAAGGATGGTACGAAGGGACATCTGTTTGCAGAAACCTTTGAAGCGCATAAGAAGAATATTGCTGAAAGTAAAAAGGCCGGAAACTAATCGTAGGCTAGAAAGCTGACAGAAGGTAGGGTAAGCAAGTGAAGAAACCAGAACTAGTAGTAAGCTGCAGCAGTGTCGCTGAATTGCAACGATTAATTGAAGCGGGCGCTGATGCTGTAATTATCGGGGAAGAGCGATATGGCATGCGCCTTCCGGGAGAGATCAAGCTCGATGAAATCCAGAAAGCAGTAGCTTGGGCGCATGAGAAACAAGCTAAAGTTTATGTGGCTGTAAACAAAATTTTCGATAATGCTTCGTTGGATGGCTTGTTCGAATATATGAGCAAATTGCAGGAATATGGCGTGGATGCAGTTATTTTTGGTGATCCGTCCGTGTTAATGGCTGCACACAGTTTGGCTAAGCCGATAGCACTGCACTGGAACGCGGAGATGACGTCGACGAATTACGCAACAGCGAATTATTGGGGCAAGCAAGGAGCAACACGTGTTGTGCTGGCCAGAGAGTTGAACATGGAACAGGTTCTGGCTTTTAAGCAGCAGACGGAACTGGCGGTTGAGGTTCAAGTTCATGGAATTACCAATATCTATCACTCCAAGCGTGAGCTTGTCAAAAATTATATCGAGCATCAGGGCAATGATGCTTCTACACAAGATCGTTCAATAGAGCGGGGGCTATTTCTGATCGAACATGAACGCCGTGATCAGCGGTACCCTGTTTATGAAGACGGCAACGGCACCCACATTATGAGCTCGGAGGATATCTGTATGCTGGAAAACCTGCCAGAGCTCATGGATGGTCAAGTAGATAGCTTGAAAATTGAAGGTTTATTGAAATCTGAGGCCTATAATGAAACTGTAGTAAGAGGATATCGGGCTGCCATCGATGCTTATGCCGCAGATCCACAAGGGTACGAGTTCAGGCAGGAATGGCTGGATGCCATAGCTGGTCTGCAAGACCCTGAACGTGAATTGTCATATGGATTTTTCTACAAAGAACAGGTTTATTGATATATGAATGAAAGAAGGTGCTCTCCGAGATGACGACAGCATTAGAAGCACGAGCAAGAGGCAAACGGGTAAGACTGGATAAGCCGGAGCTGCTGGCCCCAGCGGGCAGTCTGGAAAAATTGAAATTTGCGATCCATTATGGAGCAGATGCGGTATATATAGGCGGGCAGAAATATGGACTGAGGTCCAATGCGGACAATTTCTCTCTGGAAGAAATGCGGGAAGGTGTCGAGT
Above is a genomic segment from Paenibacillus sp. HWE-109 containing:
- a CDS encoding DUF1292 domain-containing protein, producing MSTTPSDVLRKAYGDDIILFDEQNESTVYHLLKEFVYGDYTYAVLQSDALKKEDDVAVFRVITDADGQYELETIEDDDEWETVSELYDEMVFPDQDDV
- the mltG gene encoding endolytic transglycosylase MltG, with product MNNLLEQENEQNKPKRSKVKVTLLVIGLLLLIIIGTAGGIGLYIANALQPVDAAEQEVRVSIQPGSGSALIAKELETKGLIKNSSIFTYYLKWNKQGSKFQAGEYSMKPGMTFDEMIDKLNRGDIVKEDMIRITIPEGYTIDQIAAKISEQTPWKKEAFLQIADAPIDIKTEATASIPDNKNLKHRLEGYLFPETYEFKKGSSEQEFIERTLQQLDKKLATLPPDWKDKLKERGLSIHQMLTIASLIEREVVVDEERALVSGVIQNRLKKNMPLQIDATVQYLFDKSKDRLLEKDLQIQSPYNTYLNVGLPPGPIASPSLASMKAAIYPEETKYLFYVTKKDGTKGHLFAETFEAHKKNIAESKKAGN
- a CDS encoding peptidase U32 family protein, encoding MKKPELVVSCSSVAELQRLIEAGADAVIIGEERYGMRLPGEIKLDEIQKAVAWAHEKQAKVYVAVNKIFDNASLDGLFEYMSKLQEYGVDAVIFGDPSVLMAAHSLAKPIALHWNAEMTSTNYATANYWGKQGATRVVLARELNMEQVLAFKQQTELAVEVQVHGITNIYHSKRELVKNYIEHQGNDASTQDRSIERGLFLIEHERRDQRYPVYEDGNGTHIMSSEDICMLENLPELMDGQVDSLKIEGLLKSEAYNETVVRGYRAAIDAYAADPQGYEFRQEWLDAIAGLQDPERELSYGFFYKEQVY